ATACTGGTCGCAATAATCATAGAGGCAAAGCCCACCAGCAAGGATACACGACCGCCATACAGCGCTCTTGTAAAATAGTCCCGACCGTAATCGTCCGTTCCAAACCAGTGTGCGCCTCCCGGTGGTTGGAGGCGCTCCAGTACGTTCAGCTTATTCGGGTCCTGCGGTGATAAAAATGCGAAAATCGCTCCCAGCGAGAATACGATCAATAGTATGAGGGCGACGGCGCCCATTTTGCTCGTCATCAGCTCGATCCCGATGTTGCGCCATTTGCTCCGATTCATGTTTTCACCTCGTTGATTTAATTCTCGGGTCCGCCATGCTGTACAAGATATCTGCCAGCAGATTGCCCAGGATCAGCAGCAAAGCGGAAAATAAAGTAATCCCCATAATGACGGGATAATCCATTCCTTTTACAGCCGTCATGCCCAGCGAGCCAATGCCCGGCCAGGAAAATACCGTCTCCGTCACAATGGCTCCCGCTACCAGATCCGCAACCGACATACCAAGCAGCGTAATGATGGGCAGCAGCACATGCTTGAGCACGTGTCGGAACAAAACCAGTCGCTGTCCAGATCCGAACGCGTACTGTATCTGCACGTACTCTTCCTTAAGCTGCGTAATCGTGCTGGAACGGATGTACCTCACATAGACGGATAGAAAGCCAAAGGCCAGTACAAAACATGGCAAAATTCCATGCTTGATTACATCCAGCACCGAGTCCGTTCCGATCGTACGCATCCCTGTACTTGGAAGCCAATGCAAATAAATTGCAAATAGATAAATAAGCAAAATGCCAAGCCAAAACAATGGGACAGAAATACCGATGTACGACATTAGATTAATGAGCTTGTCGATCCAGCGATTCCGATTGGCCGCAGCAATCAAACCAAGTGGAATTGCAATCAACACAGCGAGTATGATGGAGGCGCCCATTAACCCCGCTGTCGCCGGGAGACGGTCGAGAATCTGATCCAGTACAGGCTGATGATTAATTAGCGAATAACCTAGATCTCCTGTCAGGCTTTTTTTAAGCCATAATATGTACTGTACATAAGCGGGCTGGTCCAGCCCCAAGCTATGCCTCATTCTTTCAATATCTTCCAGATGCATATTCGGTGTAACAAAAGAGAGAACCGGATCACCTGGAGCCAGCTTGAT
This window of the Paenibacillus polymyxa genome carries:
- a CDS encoding ABC transporter permease — protein: MRQLIARRLLQVIPMLFFVSIVCFGLIKLAPGDPVLSFVTPNMHLEDIERMRHSLGLDQPAYVQYILWLKKSLTGDLGYSLINHQPVLDQILDRLPATAGLMGASIILAVLIAIPLGLIAAANRNRWIDKLINLMSYIGISVPLFWLGILLIYLFAIYLHWLPSTGMRTIGTDSVLDVIKHGILPCFVLAFGFLSVYVRYIRSSTITQLKEEYVQIQYAFGSGQRLVLFRHVLKHVLLPIITLLGMSVADLVAGAIVTETVFSWPGIGSLGMTAVKGMDYPVIMGITLFSALLLILGNLLADILYSMADPRIKSTR